A region of the Pempheris klunzingeri isolate RE-2024b chromosome 21, fPemKlu1.hap1, whole genome shotgun sequence genome:
GCCTAATATAGGCTTTCTGGGGCCAAAATATTGTTTAGAGCCAGttacagtcagtgtgtcacattgtgttttcatttctcacaACAACCATTCAACTTACTTTTCTTCTCCTTAAGTTAAACACCAATATAATGAATAGTTTGATGTTAAACTTTAGATGGAATTGGGAAATTGGCCCACATGCAAGTAGCCGGATGTCTGGTCCACCCAGCTGACCTTTGTACTCTTTGATGCACTGTACCCTGTCTGCATACCCAAGCCTCTGACACACTGCCTGAAAGGGTTAGCTACTCACATAAACAAGGAAGTTCACATAATTGTGTGACCCCTGAGAGAAGGAAACCCAACTTTACTGTCCTCAACTACCTTATCACAAATCATTTACCTGTGGCCTGATTTTTTGCATGTCAATATTTCCTCAAGTCAGTAACACAAGAATACTAGAGGGCATTGTAGGTCAGACGCGTTGCCTTGGggaaatatttaactttttctttAGGTCTAATTTGATTTGACATAATAATTGTTTTTGACAATGTGGCGGAGGAGGTTTGAATAAGTATGTGTTGCACATTTTCCTTGAGCATACCCACAAGCTTATGCGTCACGCAATGTGCTCATTCCCGAGATTACAATAGCCTTGTTAACAGAGGTCTCTGATCAACTGGCTCTATTGGTTCAAGAGAGAGCACACCCTTGTACCAGTCTGCTATTCACCTGCAGTCTTTTCATATCATCCAACATGACCTTATATAgacatcttgtgtgtgtgatccatGTCCAACATAAAAAAATACCTTGTTCAAGTACAGTAAGTGCTTTACTAAATATGCGTTGTGGCTTTAGTGCACGTGCAACAGTGAGAAAACTGTTTAGTAAAAAGAAGGGAAAGTGCAGGACAGAAGAGAGGAATGCTGATCATCCTGTTGATCAGCATTGCAGTGGCAAATGTTAGACATCGGATCCTGCAAAtgtttcacacaaaaacattacagtAGAGCACAGGAAGACTGGGTGTgttcaaatgaaagaaattagGCTAAAACTATTGAAGTTATTGTAAGTTTTATCGCTGTGATGTTTTATTAGGTTTTACAGTTTACCTCAGCAATTAAATTATgaaacagtttattttcacaccTTGATTCTCATGTTCATAATGTTCTGACCTGGTTGGTCCCAATGCCAATAAAGTCTGTTAAACCTTAGCCAGTATATCACCCCCATAGTTCATATGCAATgtgaacatactgtactgtgCATGTGCAGTCCAGAGTTAAGTGACAGGTCTAATCCGTGCAAGTATGCCTAATGCTTTTTGTGTCTTCTCTCACTCCTGTTCTGCCAGTTTACCTGAAACACAGAGGGCTGAGACTGAGGACAACAGCTGTCAGGTAAGATTTAGCCACAGTCTTGATCATTAATGTCATAATGGTTTATGGCTTGTGCCGGAATCATTACAATGCAGATTACCatctgaaaacaaatgtcaaaatgcaCATTCCTACCTTATTGTAAATATTCTCAACAGTGCCCAATTTCAAAGTTCAAAGCCACAGAGAGTCTTTGAAAGCCACAGAAAGTAGTGAAAACATCGCAACATAATAAGTGGCTTTGTGTACTcttgaaaatatttaatatcattattattattgttattattccaAGCCTTAGAAGGGAAAGGGTGTgtatgcttttgtgtgtttgtcctaGGAAATTTCTCATGTCTTTCAAAATAACCTGTTTGTCAAGGCCTGAATCTCTTGAATAGCTACACCATGGGAACAGACGGCTTAGCAAAGCACTGGCTTCCTCCAGCACCCAATTTGCAATTCAGATAACAGGCCACTGTTGCATGCTTACTGTAAATGTCAGAAAGCATTTTACTAGAGTGCAAGTAATTTGCATTGGTATGATATGATAAGGTCAAGTTGACTTGATGAAAAATTAGGCTCTAATGATATGACGGATATATTTCTGACCTGTGGTTACAACACAAAAATGTAGTGTGGGATGTTGTGCAGTCATGAATTCTTAGCTAATTCATTCAAAAATagtaatatttgattttaaaacattaatttataatgctgaaaaaataaatcagtctgCAATATCCGGTCTTCTTCTCTTAACAGGTTAATGGACAAACATCCCCACCTGATACCTTGATAAGGGTAGCCAGTGACTCTTCCCTATCTGAAAGGATACAGTTTCCAGccaagaagaaagaagaggttaTCACCGTTGTTTGCAATGAGCTGGAGACTACCAGAGACTTGAGTATAACTCAAAGTGGGGAGTTTGGACCACATGAGCATAATGGCCCCCACATACTTTCATGTGGGTCACAACCCAGGGCTGGCACAAGATCAGTTAAGTTAGAAGAATATATAAAAGACCAGTCAAAGTCAGAGTCCAAAGAAACTGATCTTGTGGAACTATCCAACCCTGCTAGAACCATGTTGTCTTCCACCGTCGTGACAGTTCTTGCCCCACACTGGAGTGGTCGACCGAGACGGACCAAAAGATTTGATGGAACTAGCAATTCAGAAGCCCAGGGGAATTTACAAGACCATGCACATGAGCGGTTTCAGGAGACATTGGAAGGGTCATTGTCAGGTGGATCGCAAGCCCAATTAAGGGTGCCGTTTCTGGGTACCAGGAGGAATACAGTGGGCTGGTCAACTAAGAGTGGTCCTGCAAGTCTGGACTATGAATCTAAGAGGAAAATGATCCAGACTGTCTCTTTGGATGTAAACACTGGAAGGATGGACAATAGGAACATAGGTGCAGGTGCTTTAAGCCCTGAAGCCACAACTGCATCTCCTGTGTCTCCCTTCTCCCTTGAGCCAAATGGACAAAGGAGGAATCCACAAACTGGTAATCAGGGAGGACTGCCATCTTTAAGCTCTAAACCAACAACAAGCAGTCTGCTTCTGTCTTTAAGAAGATTCAACTCCAACAGCAGGAACTCTAATACAGACTCCACCGTCTCAGAGATAAACCCTTCATCTCTCAACAGTTCACCAAGTGATCGAGATGGAAAAATATTCACAACAAATCTTTCTCCAACTTTTAACAATAATGAGCAAGAGAGGTCGAAGCCTCTCCTATCTCCATCTTTCATTTCATACAGGACAACTGAAACTGGGCCTATCATTTCCCCGTCATGCTCCAATCACAGAGAAAGGAACATGTTTGAAACACGCTTCTGCTCAGCCTCACCCACAAACAAAGATACAGACAACACACCCTTTACCCAACAATCTCAAACAATAAACAGGACCTATTCCAATCTGCCATCCTCCAAACGGGTATTTCTGAGTGGAGAGCAATCAGAGAGTCAACAAAACTCCAGGAGTTCAGACAAAAGCACAAACCAATTCTCTTCACCCAGGCAGTCCCCATATGACCACTCTGCCGTACCAAAAACCCACTCCATCCCCAGAAGGACCATCCTGACATCCACTAGCTGGTGGAAACAAGTTACCCAGGAAGGCAGTTCCCCTTTAAAG
Encoded here:
- the LOC139221406 gene encoding serine-rich adhesin for platelets, whose amino-acid sequence is MLSSTVVTVLAPHWSGRPRRTKRFDGTSNSEAQGNLQDHAHERFQETLEGSLSGGSQAQLRVPFLGTRRNTVGWSTKSGPASLDYESKRKMIQTVSLDVNTGRMDNRNIGAGALSPEATTASPVSPFSLEPNGQRRNPQTGNQGGLPSLSSKPTTSSLLLSLRRFNSNSRNSNTDSTVSEINPSSLNSSPSDRDGKIFTTNLSPTFNNNEQERSKPLLSPSFISYRTTETGPIISPSCSNHRERNMFETRFCSASPTNKDTDNTPFTQQSQTINRTYSNLPSSKRVFLSGEQSESQQNSRSSDKSTNQFSSPRQSPYDHSAVPKTHSIPRRTILTSTSWWKQVTQEGSSPLKLNDITNIKNNPNTTLVPPCNDNSDLASPSQTDNKRFSGQIPNNTDNNNTAEPVHKGNLNHVLNTQGGTHNLQQRNAEDSPDRESDRFVKQQYGSNLNNREPQKLHSLPSVMSSSKISIATVQTTLIHPKNLIKHDVSNSSFIANATELPPPLQNLKSSNTPTESSSKYNINHFTPALASSPSITISSLLTPPATPIITSPNYSDTSSPKEGKTFSSSQESDSKPREGKRALGKLELRSFSICNYPTLKASPRLEPQHEHLSLCMGYRRSTNPTSNTSPVTSVQAHVQTSQPFLPYLSQLTRSTTANGQPVLQRASALPRICIQP